CAGTAGGAAGTCGTAACACTTTAGTTTCTTATTCGCCCAAACTTTCTTAGGCGAACTCACGTTAAAAAGGATAATTTATGATAAATTTGTAACTTCTATCAAAATGACACAATGAGGAGAAAGCGATAGGAATTGTAAAAAGTTCATGTAATTGAAGGAAAAGTTTTAAGTTGGGAAAATAATTTTCTCAAACATCATTCTCTTAAAAATTTTGAGTATAAGATTTCTTTGAAAATTGCAAAAATTTTTAAGACACTCCATAAGAATCTGTCCCAAAAGAAACTCAATGTCTCACTCTCAAGGATCGTTTCTGCAGGTTTTACTCATCTCTACATACTAGAGTGTCCAAAATTCTGCGTCTAAAAGCGGAATTTATGCTCAAATAACGGTATTCTATTTTATAAGGATGAGCAAGACGCGCTCTTTGTAAATCTATTTTTAAAATGTGGGAACTAGAACAAATTCTAAAAGTAGGAACTCCTACTTTTAGAAAATTCTTTCTCATTTTCGATCGCCGAACTTCTGTTAGGTTATGAATTTCCCCCTTTGACTTTGGAAATAAAATCACCGACGGCTTTCAGAATCTCACCGGTTTTAAACCAGGACATTAAAATGATACCCGAGGTAATAAATAGGCCGTAAACGCTAATTCCTCCGAATCCTTCCGAGATTTTTGCATCTGGAAAGGATTTTAAAGTATAAAGACCTAGAAATAAAAATAAGAGGCCTAGAAAAAAGGCACGATTTGAAATACGAAAAAGATTTTTTTCAACTACGATATAGTTTTCTAAACTTTTCTCCAACCCTTTTGCTTGGGAAGAATCAGGATGAACCGCTAATATATCTTTTGCTTTGAGTGTTTGTTTCATAAACTTTTACCTAGAAAAAATTTTTTTGGCCATGTTTTGGTTTAAAACCGCATAACAAAAACCGGAAAACTTCGGATTCTTAATCCGAGCTTGTATAGATGCCTCCTTAAAAACTGAAATGAATTCAATCCACTCAGGCTCATCCCAAGTGATTTTTGTGACCGTATAACCTAGAGAGGAAACCCCTACGGAATCTTTTTGGACGTTTTGAGCATGAATGTTTAAACCCACTTGATCGTAATACAAAGGATCAAGTTCATTCCGGACGCGATCCTCGTTTACGTCCCTGCGATAATAAAATGGGGAAGCTTGTACAAATGCTTTGTGACCTCGATGAAAACCAATTTTAACCAAATAAAGGCCTTCTTCGGTTCTAGCTTCGCCATCTTTAATACCGTATTTGAGAAGGGTTTCCTTAGAAACTTTACCGGGATCCATTGTCGCGACCCTGCTTCCCCAAGATTTAGCGCCTGGATAGATATTAAAAAGAATATCGTTGAAATAGTCAAAAGAATTGTCGTTTAACAAAACTTCGTTATTAATGATACTAATACCTCTAACACCGATCAATACGAAATCGGTTTTAAATTCAAGTGTCGGCCACTTCTTTTTAGATTGAAAAAACTTAGATTCGGTTTCTTCAATCAAAGTCTGAACAAAATGATCGCATTTCATATTCACGATCTTAAATCCGTGCTTTTATCAATAGAATTGTTGAAAAATTAACTTCTCTATCCATTTCTGCTTCATTGAAATGGGCGTTTGAAGCGGTTTTGTTAATCTGAATCATGGAATTTTTCAACAACTCTATTGAAATAATTTTTTTCAGCTCCGTAAAAGGAAACTAAAACTTCGCTTATAAAAACATTCCATTGTCTTTTTAAAAAATATCAAGACGGATTTTTTATAGTAAAAAATGAAAATATAAACTTAAAACTAAATCAACTGATAGGCATCACTTAAGGAAGCCTTTTCCTCTAAAGCAACGACTAACGCAAATTGTTCGGATTCTTGCAGCTACGATCTTGCTTTCTGTTTCCGGGAAGCGATGTGCCAAGCTGCTTCCGTTAAAATTATTCTAAGCCCGGGACTTCCCATTTTTGTGATCCCTATTTGTTTTCTTTTGGAATCGTATTTTTCGGAAACAAGTCCAAGAAAGCTCATAAAAGAAGTCCGCTGTTTTAAATCTCCTGAAATCACAGACTTCGCAGAGTAAAAAACATCGCCGTTAAATCATCCACTCCTCGAAAACATCTTACTCATCTTTGCATGATAATAGAGTGTCCAAAATCTGCATTTGAATGCGGATTTGTGTTCAAATGAACAACATTTTATTTACAGCGCGTCCAAAAACCTAACTCTACTTTATCAGAAAGACAAGCTGCAAGGTTCTGTCCCTGCCGCGGCAATTCATAGAGAGTCGTGGTACTGAGTTTTTTGGGACAGAATCTTATAGGGATCAGTAATTGTTTCTTTATGAATATCCATCTGCATATATTTTTCTTTTCACTTTAGTTCCTTCTGTTGGCTTTCTTGTTTGTGGTAAATGCTTGCGGTTTTCAAGCCCAGATTTTGTCTAAATTCCAAACTTTTTTATAAATTTCCCAGAATTTTGATTACATATAATATTGAAACTTACCCCAAAGATAGGATGTAATATCCCGAAATAAATTCTCATTTTAAATGGAAGATTTTCGCCCTACTTTGTTGTATCTTACATGAAGTTATTTAAAATCAATCCGCGACTGATCCTTTTTTTTCTTCTTTTCGGCTGCAAGAATTCAAACGAAGAACCCCCTTTACTTTTAGCGGGAACTCTTCTAGCAATCGCACAACAAACCGAGATTCAAGACTTAATCTCCGGTCCGGTGTTAATCGATCAAGAAACAGAACTTACAAACTACAAATTTAAAATTTATAATCCGACTCAAAAATTCATTCTTGAAGCTTATTTCTCGAAACCAGCAGGAATGGGACCGTTTCCTCTGATCGTCATGATGCACGGATGTGCAGGCGCACATTCGAGTAGTGATGTCACAAAACCCCCCGCGTCTCTTTATACGGAATGGGCTAACCGAGGAAAAAATTTAGGATATTCTACTCTCTTAGTCGATAGCTTTACAACAAGAAGCGCAGGACAAAATCAATGTAACAACGGCGCCAATGTAGGAACATCGGAAGTTACGGACAGACCGACGGATGCATATGCAGCTTTAAGTTACGTAAAAAGGTCCAAAGTTATCAACAATGATAAAATCGTTTTACTGGGATGGTCTCATGGAGGAAGCAGCGTATTTTCCACTGTGGATACTAATTCGACGACCCAATACCGCTCGGGAAATCCGAGACCGTTTAAAGCGGTGATTTCCTTTTATCCTGGGTGTGGACTCAACAACGCATTCGGCGGAATTTCTGCAAGCCAATATCTTCCGTATACTCATATTAAAATTCTTGCGGCCGGAGCGGACCCGCTTCATACAGTAGGTTATTGTAATACGAGAGTTTCAAGAGCTCAAACCTTAGGCGCAAACGCCGCAACGAACAACTCGATCTCGATGACCGTATATCCGAATACACATCATAGCTTTGACGAGGCTCAAAGTATTTCTTCCAAATTCGACAATAACGATGTGACCGCAAAACCGAACGCGGACCAAGAAGCAGTTAATTTCTTTCAATTGCACAATCCATAAGAAAAGCTTAATCTTGTCCCGGGAAGATTGAAATTCGCTTTTAAGCAATTTTTCTGCGGGACATTCATAAATTCCCGTAAAAAGAAAAATCTAACTTAGAACAGCCATAATTTTTTTGATCCGATAAACGTTTTCGCAAAAAAAGAAATCGATACAGTTAAAATAAAAGTTTCAAAACTCAACACTTCAATAAAGAATTGAATTGTTGCATACAATTTCGATTCTATTAAAAATCTATCCCAAAACCTGCGAAAGCGACCTAAACACCGACCCATAGGAGGTGTTTACTGAGTTCAAGAAAGCTCTGCGCTGAGTTTTATCGAGCGCCATAGAAACGAGACGTTCTATTTTTTCGAACGATCTGAAACGCAATTCCATAACGCGCGTCTCACTGAGTTCAGAGAATGATCAATTGAAATAGGTGCCTCATTTTCTACGGATCATTCGACAGGAGTGAAACGTTTAGTTTCACAAAAACGCTGTAGTTCCTACAAATTAGGTTTCTTTGGTGAATTGGTAGGTTTTTAAATCGTCTTTTCAATATTACACTAGTAGGAGTTCCCACATTGGACGGTTTTGGGACAAATTTTTGATATGGAAAAAAAAGATTACAGCGACGAAGTCCGTCTGCATAGATCGAAGATCATTCGTTTTTTACTTTTTATTGCCGGTTCCGTTTCTCTAATTTTAGGAATCATCGGAATTTTTACGCCGATTCTTCCGACGACCCCTTTTTTACTTTTATCCGCAGCCTGTTACGCAAGAGCTTCCCACAGATTTTACAATTGGCTCATGAACAACCGGTACTTCGGTTCTTATATCCGCGATTGGAGAATTCACAAAACAATACCTCTTAGAGCCAAAATCATCGCGATTTCCATGATTTTTTTGACGATTGGAACCAGCGTATTTTTCTTTATTCCGATTTTAGCGGTAAAAATCCTAGTTTCACTGATCGGAATGCTCGTAGTGATTTACTTGATTCGAATTCCCACAAAATCGAAAGTCTGAATTTTAGAAAAAAATTGTCGATACAAAAAAACATGGAAATCAAACACCTCGCCTTGCTTTTGAAAAAGCTTACTTCCAAACTATTCGGACCGAATATATATTTTAATTTTATAATATAACGTAAGCTCGATATAACAAAAGCGAAAGCGATTATTATGTTGCGATCTGAAACGATACCCTTAGGAAGCCATAACGTTACCCACAGATACTTGGATCCGAAGATAAACCTGTCGGAATTACGACAAATCCTCCGTGAAACGATCGGCCCCGCAGAGCGACCTATCTCGCAACCCTTCGGGAAGCGAGATTTGAGTTTAGGAGCTCTGCGCCTGATTTTTGGGCGGCGGGAAGACTCGAGAGATTTTTCTATATTATAAAATCATACTTTTTGCAAGTAACAAGCCTCATTCTTGTCGGAATATTTGGA
The nucleotide sequence above comes from Leptospira weilii. Encoded proteins:
- a CDS encoding dienelactone hydrolase family protein, translating into MKLFKINPRLILFFLLFGCKNSNEEPPLLLAGTLLAIAQQTEIQDLISGPVLIDQETELTNYKFKIYNPTQKFILEAYFSKPAGMGPFPLIVMMHGCAGAHSSSDVTKPPASLYTEWANRGKNLGYSTLLVDSFTTRSAGQNQCNNGANVGTSEVTDRPTDAYAALSYVKRSKVINNDKIVLLGWSHGGSSVFSTVDTNSTTQYRSGNPRPFKAVISFYPGCGLNNAFGGISASQYLPYTHIKILAAGADPLHTVGYCNTRVSRAQTLGANAATNNSISMTVYPNTHHSFDEAQSISSKFDNNDVTAKPNADQEAVNFFQLHNP
- a CDS encoding YbaN family protein — translated: MEKKDYSDEVRLHRSKIIRFLLFIAGSVSLILGIIGIFTPILPTTPFLLLSAACYARASHRFYNWLMNNRYFGSYIRDWRIHKTIPLRAKIIAISMIFLTIGTSVFFFIPILAVKILVSLIGMLVVIYLIRIPTKSKV